Proteins from one Chitinophaga oryzae genomic window:
- a CDS encoding RNA recognition motif domain-containing protein, which translates to MNIFVGNLSSQTTEQQLTALFTPFGLVRSAKVIIDSYSGRSRGFAFVEMPVDSEAEHAMRELNSASVDAQTIVVNEARPRTERERFSRSRY; encoded by the coding sequence ATGAACATTTTTGTTGGCAATTTAAGCAGCCAGACTACAGAACAACAGTTAACAGCCCTGTTTACGCCATTTGGCCTCGTGCGGAGCGCGAAAGTAATTATCGATAGTTATAGCGGCCGCTCCAGGGGCTTCGCCTTTGTGGAAATGCCGGTTGACAGCGAGGCAGAACATGCCATGCGTGAACTGAACAGCGCTTCTGTTGACGCACAGACCATCGTTGTTAATGAGGCAAGGCCCAGAACAGAGAGAGAACGTTTCTCCCGGTCAAGATATTAG
- a CDS encoding aminopeptidase P family protein, which produces MFAKETYINRRNRLQSDMGSGIILLAGNDDSGMNYRDNIYPFRQDSSFLYFIGIDRPGLTFVLDIDNNREILFGNEATVEEIMWTGPVDTLASAAARTGLTDIRPLSQLDAFLSQAVQQQRPVHYLPPYRPEHTLKLAAWLDMPVASVAQRMSVALIKAVIRQRAIKSAEEIAEMEIAVNTTIDMQLKAMELAAAGVTETEIAGRLQAVAIAAGGNISFPVILTANGQFLHNHPHKTAFREGQLVLCDCGAENAMRYAGDLTRTHPVNKKFSTAQREIYDIVYNAYKAAADAVRPGIRYKDVHLLACEQLAAGLISLGLMKGDAKEAVAAGAHALFFPCGLGHMLGMDVHDMENLGEEYVGYTEHLKKSTDFGLKSLRLGRELEEGFVLTIEPGIYFNPLLNAAWRAEGKHLAFINYDKLAAYDNFGGVRIEDDFLITAGGSRILGRPFATTATEIEDLIAS; this is translated from the coding sequence GTGTTTGCAAAGGAGACTTATATCAACAGAAGAAACAGGCTGCAGTCCGATATGGGCAGTGGTATTATTTTGCTGGCCGGCAATGACGACAGCGGCATGAATTACCGGGATAACATTTATCCTTTCCGGCAGGACAGCAGCTTCCTGTATTTTATCGGGATAGACAGGCCGGGACTGACGTTTGTACTGGACATAGATAACAACCGGGAGATATTATTCGGCAATGAAGCCACGGTAGAGGAGATCATGTGGACCGGCCCGGTAGATACGCTGGCCTCTGCTGCCGCCCGTACGGGTCTTACCGACATCAGGCCGTTGTCGCAGCTGGATGCTTTTCTGTCACAGGCAGTACAGCAACAACGCCCGGTACATTACCTGCCTCCTTACCGGCCGGAGCATACGCTGAAGCTGGCCGCCTGGCTGGACATGCCTGTAGCATCGGTGGCGCAGCGGATGTCCGTGGCCCTCATCAAAGCAGTCATCCGCCAGCGGGCCATCAAATCCGCCGAGGAGATAGCCGAGATGGAAATAGCCGTGAACACTACGATCGATATGCAGCTCAAAGCCATGGAGCTGGCGGCTGCCGGCGTAACGGAAACGGAGATAGCCGGTCGCCTGCAGGCCGTGGCCATCGCCGCCGGCGGTAATATATCCTTTCCCGTTATCCTCACGGCCAACGGGCAGTTCCTGCATAACCATCCCCATAAGACCGCCTTCCGGGAAGGGCAACTGGTACTCTGCGACTGCGGCGCGGAAAACGCTATGCGTTATGCCGGGGACCTCACCCGCACCCACCCCGTCAATAAAAAATTCAGCACCGCTCAAAGAGAAATTTACGACATCGTGTACAATGCCTATAAAGCCGCCGCCGATGCCGTAAGACCAGGCATACGATATAAAGACGTACACCTGCTGGCCTGTGAACAGCTGGCCGCCGGACTTATCTCCCTCGGCCTCATGAAAGGCGACGCCAAAGAAGCCGTGGCAGCAGGCGCCCATGCGCTGTTCTTCCCCTGCGGCCTCGGGCATATGCTCGGCATGGACGTGCACGATATGGAGAACCTCGGCGAAGAGTATGTCGGCTATACAGAGCACCTGAAAAAAAGTACCGACTTCGGTTTGAAATCACTCCGGCTGGGACGTGAACTGGAAGAAGGTTTTGTGCTGACGATAGAACCTGGCATCTACTTCAATCCGCTGCTCAACGCAGCCTGGCGGGCAGAAGGGAAACACCTGGCGTTTATCAACTACGATAAACTGGCAGCCTACGACAATTTCGGCGGCGTACGCATAGAAGACGATTTCCTGATCACCGCCGGCGGCAGCCGTATACTCGGGCGTCCATTCGCCACAACAGCCACCGAAATAGAAGACCTGATTGCATCATAA
- a CDS encoding DUF4395 domain-containing protein, which translates to MNKFIQFGEKVEGYDIPVLNEREIRAAAGILFLATYTSLMFIVFDGNFVMLKYVLCLFLIDLLIRVFISPRYSPTLILGRLIVRRQVPEYVGAPQKRFAWSIGIVLSATMFYLFVIVNAYSPITAAVCFICLCFLFFEAAFGICLGCLAYPLFFKKTVQHCPGEVCEPQHKQAIQKVSAGQLAVLALFIALPVAGSFFLQAYFARAPHAMFKSLDPAKTK; encoded by the coding sequence ATGAACAAGTTTATACAATTCGGCGAAAAAGTGGAGGGCTACGATATTCCGGTACTGAACGAACGGGAGATCAGGGCCGCCGCAGGGATACTCTTCCTCGCCACCTATACCTCACTGATGTTTATTGTTTTCGACGGCAACTTCGTGATGCTGAAATATGTGCTCTGTCTTTTTTTGATCGACCTGCTGATACGGGTGTTTATCAGTCCCCGGTATTCCCCAACCCTTATCCTGGGGCGGCTGATTGTGCGCCGGCAGGTACCGGAGTATGTGGGCGCGCCACAGAAACGGTTTGCCTGGAGCATCGGCATTGTGTTGTCTGCCACTATGTTTTATCTCTTCGTGATCGTTAATGCCTACAGCCCCATCACCGCTGCCGTTTGTTTTATCTGCCTTTGTTTTCTCTTCTTTGAAGCCGCTTTCGGCATCTGCCTGGGTTGCCTTGCTTATCCGCTTTTCTTTAAGAAAACCGTACAGCACTGTCCCGGGGAAGTATGTGAGCCACAGCACAAGCAGGCCATCCAGAAAGTATCTGCCGGGCAGCTGGCCGTGCTGGCGCTGTTCATCGCATTGCCTGTTGCCGGATCTTTTTTTCTGCAAGCATATTTTGCCAGGGCGCCGCATGCCATGTTTAAATCTCTGGACCCTGCTAAAACCAAATAG
- a CDS encoding sensor histidine kinase, with amino-acid sequence MKIQSRIRRYELYRWLVPVFLLLNILQDLVEGAGDFPLRVINEIWLGIFVSVISYRLLEHTLPKLGLKNALYSFFILLAYVLAYSAGLLLWSYLGITLHIFTPLGNPVPMQDRLGMLIGYSVGSLLFFAVVRHLYNYIRLKQHAQQLRIASQQAELNYLKSQTNPHFLFNTLNNIYSLARDKSDLAPESILRLSKMLRYMLYETSEPYIAVEKDLKIIDDYIALEKLRYDDSLRINFNHDLEDMKQSLPPLLLIPLVENAFKHGASETRENPFVDIHLSIKNRQLFFVVKNSTGEPAGEGNFNPQIGLSNLRRQLELLYSDYQLDVTKGDYVFTATLKINLASHV; translated from the coding sequence ATGAAAATACAATCCCGTATACGTCGCTATGAACTGTACCGGTGGCTGGTACCGGTTTTCCTGCTGTTAAACATCCTACAGGACCTGGTGGAAGGCGCCGGCGATTTTCCGTTGCGGGTAATAAATGAAATCTGGCTGGGCATCTTCGTATCTGTGATCAGCTACCGGCTGCTGGAACATACGCTGCCCAAACTGGGCCTGAAAAATGCCCTGTACAGCTTTTTTATCCTGCTGGCCTATGTGTTGGCCTATTCTGCCGGCCTGTTGTTGTGGAGCTATCTCGGCATTACCCTGCATATCTTCACTCCCCTGGGCAACCCGGTACCGATGCAGGACCGCCTGGGCATGCTCATTGGCTACAGCGTAGGGTCGTTGCTGTTCTTCGCGGTGGTCAGGCATCTGTATAATTACATCAGGCTGAAACAACACGCCCAGCAGCTGCGCATTGCCAGTCAGCAGGCGGAACTGAACTACCTGAAGTCCCAGACCAACCCGCATTTTCTCTTTAATACGCTGAATAACATCTATTCGCTGGCGCGCGATAAATCAGACCTCGCCCCGGAATCGATCCTGCGGTTGTCCAAGATGTTGCGGTATATGCTCTACGAAACCAGCGAACCTTATATCGCGGTAGAAAAAGACCTGAAGATTATCGATGACTACATCGCCCTGGAGAAGCTGCGTTATGACGATTCGCTGCGGATTAATTTCAACCACGACCTGGAAGACATGAAACAATCCCTGCCTCCCTTGTTGCTGATACCGCTGGTGGAAAATGCCTTTAAACACGGGGCCTCCGAAACGAGGGAGAACCCTTTCGTAGATATCCATCTTTCAATAAAAAACAGGCAATTGTTTTTTGTGGTGAAAAATTCTACCGGGGAACCGGCAGGGGAAGGTAATTTCAACCCGCAGATCGGCCTTTCCAACCTGCGGCGGCAGCTGGAACTGCTCTATTCCGATTATCAGCTCGATGTGACAAAGGGAGACTACGTTTTCACCGCTACCTTAAAAATCAACCTGGCAAGCCATGTCTAA
- a CDS encoding acyl-CoA desaturase, giving the protein MIVFIFFAAIWYLSLFSQTFFQHRYAAHGAFSMSKGWERFFFIFTYLTQGSSYMSPRAYAVMHRLHHAHTDTELDPHSPSNSSNIFSMMWDTRTVYQQILHNKIEVEAKYTKNLPEWGWFDRFANSTLSRLLWVAVYVAFFVVFATNPYQYLLLPIVVTMGAFHGAIVNWFAHKYGYINFKLRNTAMNLLFVDVLMLGESYHNNHHKHPSSVNFGQRWFEVDPVYHVIRLLSYIKIIRLGHHQEEQPALS; this is encoded by the coding sequence ATGATTGTCTTTATTTTTTTCGCTGCCATCTGGTATCTTTCATTGTTCTCACAGACTTTTTTTCAGCACAGATATGCTGCTCACGGCGCATTTAGCATGAGTAAAGGCTGGGAACGTTTTTTCTTTATTTTCACTTATCTCACACAAGGGTCGTCTTATATGAGCCCGCGGGCATATGCTGTAATGCACAGGTTGCACCATGCGCATACTGATACCGAACTGGACCCGCATTCACCTTCCAACTCGTCAAACATCTTTTCGATGATGTGGGATACAAGGACGGTATATCAGCAGATCCTGCATAACAAAATCGAAGTGGAGGCAAAGTACACTAAAAACCTGCCGGAATGGGGTTGGTTTGACCGGTTTGCCAACAGCACGCTTTCCCGGTTGTTATGGGTGGCGGTGTATGTGGCGTTTTTTGTCGTGTTTGCCACCAATCCGTATCAGTACCTTTTACTGCCGATCGTGGTGACAATGGGTGCATTTCATGGCGCCATCGTCAACTGGTTCGCCCATAAATATGGTTACATCAATTTCAAGCTGAGGAATACAGCCATGAATCTGTTATTCGTGGATGTGCTGATGCTGGGGGAATCGTATCATAACAACCACCATAAGCACCCTTCTTCGGTGAATTTCGGGCAGCGTTGGTTTGAGGTAGATCCGGTGTATCATGTTATCAGGCTGTTGTCTTATATAAAAATTATCAGGCTGGGACATCATCAGGAAGAACAACCTGCCCTGTCATAA
- a CDS encoding sensor histidine kinase, with the protein MPLIEKIILFTRKHRLLAHCLYWMGVCTLSATRYATRYPNASTPEPFNNFLFVGLFELGSTAPITYFLAYWVLPQLLTGKHYFRTVIVSLTVLYLISAATRLSVVYVLEPLIRIKPFNQESVLVIFTDMSALFFNYFFQAFTYASVFIFIKLLKDQYVVTKRAMELEKQKTDIELSALKAQLNPHFLFNTLNNIYALSILQSPQTSPSIARLSAILDTLLYRSDKMFVPVSQEISLLQNYIELEKLRYDDRLVISFEHRVERDVAIAPLILLSLTENAFKHGAGEDAGSPEIKIVLMQQDGLLSFIISNTFKQKVNRQLGIGLENIRKQLALLYPESHTFETSAAQRIFTAKLELRLNQQV; encoded by the coding sequence ATGCCTTTAATAGAAAAAATCATACTATTCACCCGTAAACACCGCCTCCTGGCGCACTGCCTGTATTGGATGGGGGTATGTACGCTGTCTGCCACCAGGTATGCTACCAGGTACCCCAATGCATCCACCCCGGAGCCGTTCAATAATTTTCTGTTTGTCGGTTTATTCGAGCTGGGAAGCACTGCCCCCATCACCTATTTTCTAGCCTATTGGGTACTGCCGCAGTTATTGACCGGGAAGCATTATTTCAGAACGGTCATCGTATCGCTGACGGTGCTGTACCTGATATCGGCGGCAACGCGGCTGAGCGTGGTGTACGTGCTGGAGCCGCTTATCCGTATAAAGCCTTTCAACCAGGAATCTGTGCTGGTTATTTTTACAGATATGAGCGCCCTGTTCTTTAATTACTTCTTCCAGGCGTTTACCTACGCTTCCGTTTTCATTTTCATCAAACTGCTGAAAGACCAGTACGTGGTGACTAAGCGGGCCATGGAGCTGGAGAAACAAAAGACGGACATCGAGCTAAGTGCCCTGAAGGCGCAACTTAATCCCCATTTTCTGTTCAATACCCTGAATAATATTTACGCGCTGTCCATCCTGCAATCGCCTCAGACATCCCCATCTATTGCCCGCCTGTCGGCCATACTGGATACGCTGCTGTACCGTTCCGATAAAATGTTTGTGCCTGTATCACAGGAAATATCCCTGCTGCAGAACTATATCGAACTGGAAAAACTCCGTTACGACGACCGGCTGGTCATTTCCTTCGAACATCGGGTGGAGCGGGATGTGGCGATAGCGCCCCTGATATTGCTGTCGCTCACGGAGAATGCTTTCAAGCATGGAGCAGGGGAGGATGCAGGCTCCCCGGAGATAAAGATTGTGCTGATGCAGCAGGACGGCCTGCTGAGCTTCATCATCAGTAATACCTTTAAGCAGAAGGTGAACCGGCAGCTGGGCATCGGGCTGGAAAATATCCGTAAACAGCTCGCGCTACTTTACCCGGAATCCCATACATTTGAAACGAGTGCCGCGCAGCGCATATTTACAGCGAAGCTGGAGCTGCGTTTAAATCAGCAGGTGTGA
- a CDS encoding leucine-rich repeat domain-containing protein: MKKVFIHLSIGLLLTVHMVTAQNVKMRDENFKKALIEQGVDLNNDGEIQVAEARKVTRLYVNKFNISSLAGIRSFVNLEEFGFYDNNIREADLQGLSKLRAVYGYGNQLQTLNVNGCTNLQTLYASNNKLSAIDLSGLPNLKELQLHNNNLNAVDVGGHPLLEECQLNDNMMTAFRFKGSIAIKKLRLDNNLLEELNATPLKDLEELSVYTNRKMTVLKIYGLRKLKELNADFCPLTNLNMSGTVNLTKFTW; this comes from the coding sequence ATGAAAAAAGTCTTCATCCATCTCTCTATAGGCCTGCTTTTGACAGTTCACATGGTCACTGCCCAGAACGTCAAAATGCGGGATGAAAATTTTAAAAAGGCGCTCATCGAACAAGGCGTCGACCTGAACAATGACGGCGAAATCCAGGTGGCCGAAGCCCGGAAAGTCACCAGGCTGTATGTCAATAAATTCAACATCTCCAGCCTGGCAGGCATCCGCAGTTTCGTCAACCTGGAGGAATTCGGTTTTTACGACAACAACATCCGGGAGGCTGATCTGCAGGGCCTGTCTAAACTGCGGGCGGTATACGGTTACGGCAACCAGCTGCAGACCCTTAACGTAAATGGTTGTACGAATCTGCAAACGCTGTATGCGTCCAATAACAAACTTTCCGCTATCGACCTGAGCGGCCTGCCTAACCTCAAAGAACTCCAGCTGCATAATAACAACCTGAACGCAGTAGATGTCGGTGGCCATCCGCTGCTGGAAGAGTGCCAGCTGAACGACAATATGATGACGGCCTTCCGCTTCAAAGGTTCCATCGCTATTAAAAAGCTCCGGCTGGACAATAACTTGCTGGAAGAGCTGAACGCAACGCCGCTGAAAGACCTGGAGGAGTTGAGCGTTTATACCAACAGGAAAATGACAGTATTGAAGATATACGGTTTACGAAAATTAAAAGAGCTGAACGCCGACTTTTGTCCGTTGACCAATCTCAATATGAGTGGCACGGTTAACCTGACTAAATTCACCTGGTAA
- a CDS encoding LytR/AlgR family response regulator transcription factor produces the protein MKIKCLITDDEPLAIALLQNHISQLSTLEVVGACSNALQAAQELRTKQVDLLFLDIKMPQITGIEFLRTLRQPPAVIFTTAYREYALEGYELDVVDYLLKPVTFERFFKAVERYYSRFSPRETTVVTARPAPKEEYIFLKTGNKYNKILTDDILYIESVKDYVVVHRADGSTFMAKYKIGDMEEEVRDKRFLRIHRSFIVNLSRVTAFTLQDVEIGRQELPIGNSYREFVFKVLKEGL, from the coding sequence GTGAAAATAAAATGCCTTATAACAGACGATGAACCGCTGGCAATAGCATTATTACAGAACCATATCAGCCAGCTCAGTACCCTGGAAGTGGTGGGCGCCTGCTCCAATGCGCTGCAGGCGGCGCAGGAGCTGCGTACCAAACAGGTGGACCTGCTTTTCCTGGACATAAAGATGCCGCAGATCACCGGCATCGAATTCCTGAGGACATTACGGCAGCCGCCGGCAGTTATCTTCACCACAGCCTACCGGGAATACGCCCTGGAAGGTTATGAGCTGGACGTGGTGGACTACCTGCTGAAACCAGTTACCTTCGAACGCTTTTTCAAAGCGGTGGAGCGCTATTATTCCCGCTTTTCTCCCCGGGAAACGACCGTCGTTACCGCACGCCCCGCGCCGAAGGAAGAATATATCTTCCTGAAAACCGGCAACAAATACAATAAAATCCTGACAGATGATATCCTCTATATAGAAAGTGTGAAAGACTATGTGGTAGTGCACCGTGCAGACGGCAGCACTTTTATGGCGAAGTACAAAATCGGCGATATGGAAGAAGAAGTCCGTGACAAACGTTTCCTGCGTATCCATCGTTCGTTTATCGTTAACCTCTCCAGGGTCACGGCTTTCACGTTGCAGGACGTGGAAATCGGGCGGCAGGAGCTGCCCATCGGTAACAGCTACCGGGAATTTGTGTTCAAAGTACTCAAAGAAGGACTATAG
- a CDS encoding aminotransferase class V-fold PLP-dependent enzyme, whose protein sequence is MHTYAMPHHSGLEDYFAAYRRHIVGYRQRFITPFGRKRIVYADWTASGRAYGPVEDTIRQQVLPFVGNTHTHTTVTGTYMSEAYETAKDIIKAHVHAAKEDVLLFCGSGMTSAVNKLQRLLGLRIPGRAADYLHSTFRDEGRRPVVFVTHMEHHSNHISWLETMATVEIIGRDASGQVDLQHFHALLEQYKQRPVKIAAVTAASNVTGIRTPYHNIAKLVHRYHGWCFVDFACAAPYCDIDMHPDEPGADLDAIYFSPHKLLGGPGTPGVLLFHRKLYRHAAPDQPGGGTVDYTNPWGEHDYTTDIAQREDGGTPPFLQGIKAAMCIRLKEAMQVCNIRQREEELLSIILPRLARIPQLQVLEPQAVQRLGVVSFIVPGLHYHLMVRLLNDRFGIQLRGGCSCAGTYGHLLLNVDQDWSHAIRQSILSGDMSHKPGWVRLSVHPTMTDREVHYILDAIEATALRAKAWIRDYVYDPRSNDFHFRGQAANQTPVGDWFNIMTAVV, encoded by the coding sequence ATGCACACCTATGCAATGCCCCACCACAGCGGGCTGGAAGACTATTTCGCCGCATACCGCCGCCATATCGTCGGCTACCGGCAGCGTTTCATTACCCCATTCGGAAGAAAACGGATCGTCTACGCCGACTGGACCGCCAGCGGGCGTGCCTACGGGCCTGTTGAAGATACTATCCGCCAACAGGTACTGCCGTTCGTGGGCAATACCCACACGCATACCACCGTCACCGGCACGTATATGTCCGAAGCATATGAGACGGCTAAAGACATCATCAAAGCGCATGTCCATGCGGCGAAGGAAGACGTGCTCCTTTTCTGCGGCAGCGGCATGACCAGTGCGGTCAACAAACTGCAAAGACTGCTGGGGTTACGGATACCCGGCAGGGCGGCAGACTACCTGCACAGCACCTTCCGGGATGAAGGCCGGAGGCCGGTCGTCTTCGTTACCCATATGGAGCATCACAGCAATCATATCAGCTGGCTGGAGACAATGGCTACCGTGGAGATCATCGGACGGGACGCCAGCGGCCAGGTGGACCTGCAACACTTCCATGCGCTGCTGGAACAGTATAAGCAGCGGCCTGTGAAGATAGCGGCGGTGACTGCCGCCTCTAACGTGACAGGTATCCGGACACCGTATCACAACATCGCAAAGCTGGTCCACCGGTACCACGGCTGGTGCTTTGTGGATTTCGCCTGCGCGGCGCCGTATTGTGATATCGATATGCATCCTGATGAACCGGGCGCAGACCTGGATGCCATTTATTTCTCTCCTCACAAATTGCTGGGCGGCCCCGGAACGCCGGGAGTACTGCTTTTTCACCGGAAACTTTACCGCCACGCTGCACCCGACCAGCCGGGCGGCGGCACGGTCGACTATACCAACCCCTGGGGCGAACACGATTATACCACCGATATAGCACAACGGGAAGACGGTGGCACTCCCCCCTTTCTGCAAGGCATCAAAGCGGCGATGTGCATACGGCTGAAGGAAGCTATGCAGGTCTGTAATATCCGGCAGCGGGAAGAAGAACTGTTATCCATCATTCTGCCGCGGCTGGCAAGGATACCACAGCTTCAGGTGCTGGAGCCGCAGGCAGTGCAACGGCTGGGCGTGGTGTCGTTTATCGTGCCGGGCCTACATTACCACCTGATGGTACGGCTGCTGAATGACCGGTTCGGCATTCAGCTGCGCGGCGGCTGCTCCTGCGCCGGCACCTATGGCCATCTGCTGCTGAACGTGGACCAGGACTGGTCACACGCCATCCGGCAGTCCATCCTGTCCGGCGATATGTCCCACAAACCGGGATGGGTGCGGTTGTCCGTACATCCCACGATGACCGACCGGGAAGTGCATTACATACTGGATGCGATAGAGGCTACTGCTTTGCGGGCAAAAGCATGGATCCGCGACTATGTGTATGATCCCCGTTCCAATGATTTTCATTTTCGGGGGCAGGCGGCGAACCAGACACCGGTGGGCGACTGGTTTAATATAATGACAGCCGTGGTATGA
- a CDS encoding LytR/AlgR family response regulator transcription factor has translation MSKIKCIVVEDEPLAAKVLTDYISQVPFLELQKVCKDALQASEFLLQQDTDLMFLDIHLPKLKGMAFLKTLANPPAVIVTTAYHQYAVEGFNLNVTDYLLKPFEFERFLTAVNKVRADQKRTAAEERDYIFVTVQKRRVRIPFSDILYVESQREYIRIVTTRQEHVTKMSTNEIEELLPSRTFRRVHRSFIVSVNKIESYTAEAITLHGVSIPIGRGYKDVIDDL, from the coding sequence ATGTCTAAAATCAAATGTATTGTCGTTGAAGATGAGCCGCTGGCCGCAAAAGTGCTGACCGATTACATCTCGCAGGTGCCTTTCCTCGAATTGCAGAAGGTGTGCAAAGACGCCTTGCAGGCATCTGAATTCCTGTTACAGCAGGACACCGATCTGATGTTCCTCGATATTCATCTGCCCAAACTGAAGGGCATGGCTTTCCTGAAAACCCTCGCCAACCCGCCGGCGGTGATCGTAACGACCGCCTATCATCAGTATGCGGTAGAAGGGTTTAACCTTAATGTAACGGACTACCTGCTGAAACCTTTTGAGTTCGAACGGTTCCTGACAGCGGTAAATAAAGTGAGGGCAGACCAGAAACGGACCGCAGCGGAAGAGCGGGATTATATTTTCGTGACCGTGCAGAAGCGCCGGGTCCGTATTCCGTTCTCGGACATACTGTACGTGGAAAGCCAGCGGGAGTATATCCGTATTGTGACCACCAGACAGGAACATGTTACAAAAATGAGCACCAACGAGATAGAAGAATTGTTGCCTTCCCGTACATTCCGGCGGGTACACCGTTCTTTCATCGTATCCGTCAATAAAATAGAGTCTTATACCGCTGAAGCGATTACGCTGCATGGCGTATCCATCCCTATAGGAAGAGGATATAAAGATGTGATAGACGACTTGTGA
- a CDS encoding cold-shock protein produces MADSFSKKENRNKKAKAKEDKAQKMRERKLNNNKGKSLEDMLAYVDENGNISDSPPRETRKAEIDSKDIQIGATPRPPEDPIRTGIVNFFNTSKGFGFITDDKSKESVFFHINQVSEPIKERDKVSFTRERGAKGYNAVGVKKVGAGTKNTL; encoded by the coding sequence ATGGCGGATTCTTTTTCAAAAAAAGAAAACAGAAACAAAAAAGCGAAAGCGAAAGAAGACAAGGCCCAAAAAATGAGGGAACGGAAGCTGAATAACAACAAAGGCAAAAGCCTGGAAGATATGCTGGCTTATGTGGATGAAAACGGTAACATCAGCGACTCCCCTCCCAGAGAAACGAGAAAAGCAGAAATAGATTCAAAAGATATCCAGATCGGCGCAACGCCCCGTCCCCCGGAAGATCCTATCAGAACTGGAATAGTCAATTTTTTCAATACCTCCAAAGGCTTCGGATTCATCACGGACGATAAATCCAAAGAAAGCGTGTTCTTTCACATTAACCAGGTATCAGAGCCCATCAAAGAGCGTGACAAAGTATCTTTTACGCGGGAAAGAGGCGCAAAAGGTTACAATGCGGTGGGTGTGAAAAAGGTGGGTGCGGGAACAAAAAACACCCTCTGA